Proteins encoded in a region of the Phoenix dactylifera cultivar Barhee BC4 chromosome 3, palm_55x_up_171113_PBpolish2nd_filt_p, whole genome shotgun sequence genome:
- the LOC120110182 gene encoding immediate early response 3-interacting protein 1-like, with the protein MGLWTLLEGFLLLANALAILNEDRFLAPRGWSFSVVSANGRSKSLKGQLIGLINATQYLRVPLIVLNVIIIVVKLVSG; encoded by the coding sequence ATGGGATTGTGGACATTGCTTGAGGGTTTTCTACTTCTTGCAAATGCGTTAGCCATATTGAATGAGGATCGATTTCTTGCTCCTAGAGGATGGAGTTTCTCTGTAGTTTCAGCAAATGGTCGGTCAAAATCATTGAAGGGGCAGCTCATAGGGCTTATCAATGCCACCCAGTACCTCAGAGTGCCGCTAATAGTTCTCAATGTTATCATCATAGTAGTGAAGTTGGTTTCGGGCTGA
- the LOC103715221 gene encoding uncharacterized protein LOC103715221, whose translation MASPATLALGPCAGLAPSQAGRAIFPTRPSHLLPPTSVHLQASSRRPNLHLLRNHLPAVRAVAVDSDQLGSSQPAEQVKPRKYYFVVANAKFMLDEEEHFKELLFEKQRNYEERNKEQDFWLVVEPKFLDKFPNITKRLKRPAVALVSTNGPWITFMKLRLDRVLADNFEADSLKEALAYNPVDLQFEKPEKWAAPYPKYEFGWWEPFLPPGSNKVMA comes from the exons ATGGCGTCTCCCGCGACTCTTGCCCTCGGACCGTGCGCCGGCTTGGCACCGAGCCAAGCGGGCCGAGCTATATTCCCGACGAGACCCTCGCATCTCCTCCCTCCGACCTCCGTCCACCTTCAGGCCTCCAGCAGAAGACCCAATCTCCACCTCCTGCGCAACCACCTCCCCGCCGTCAGAGCCGTCGCCGTCGACTCCGATCAGCTCGGCTCGTCCCAGCCGGCCGAACAG GTGAAGCCGAGGAAGTATTACTTTGTGGTGGCGAATGCCAAGTTCATGCTGGATGAGGAGGAGCACTTCAAGGAGCTCCTGTTCGAGAAGCAGCGCAACTATGAGGAGCGCAACAAGGAGCAGGACTTCTGGCTGGTGGTGGAGCCCAAGTTCTTGGACAAGTTCCCCAACATCACCAAGCGGCTTAAGAGGCCTGCTGTCGCCCTTGTCTCCACTAATGGCCCTTGGATCAC GTTCATGAAGCTTAGATTGGATAGAGTTCTAGCAGATAACTTTGAAGCAGATAGTCTCAAAGAAGCTTTAGCTTATAATCCAGTCGACTTACAGTTTGAGAAGCCAGAAAAATGGGCAGCACCTTACCCGAAATATGAATTTGGATGGTGGGAACCCTTTTTGCCTCCAGGATCCAACAAAGTTATGGCATAG
- the LOC103702235 gene encoding reticulon-like protein B6 isoform X1: protein MSEEAGEHPSITERITEKVHEYRGSSSSSDSDNEKPSSHRTRKKRLFGRKEPVHTVLGGGTSADIILWRNKQMSGSILSGVTIIWLLFEWMGYHLLTFICHSLIFLLVVSFIWSNAASFVNRSPPKFPEVILPEDMFLNIAHAVRYQINEAFSTFRYVASGKDLKQFLMVKFRYLLVSFMLFGLRILASKFVMQVTAGLWVVSVIGSWFSFLTLLYIAFLIIYTAPALYEKYEDQVDTVAGKAMVEINKHYAVLDEKVLRKIPRGPFADKKQF, encoded by the exons ATGTCAGAAGAAGCTGGAGAGCACCCCTCCATCACGGAGAGAATCACCGAGAAGGTCCACGAATACAGAGGGTCCTCATCCTCTTCGGATTCTGATAATGAGAAACCCTCCTCTCACAGAACCAGGAAGAAAAGGTTGTTCGGAAGGAAGGAACCGGTGCACACCGTTCTTGGTGGGGGAACAT CTGCTGATATTATATTATGGAGAAACAAGCAGATGTCAGGCAGCATACTGTCTGGTGTGACCATTATTTGGCTTCTCTTTGAATGGATGGGCTATCACCTACTGACCTTTATTTGTCATTCTCTTATATTTTTACTTGTAGTATCCTTTATTTGGTCTAATGCAGCTTCTTTTGTCAACAG GTCCCCTCCAAAATTTCCCGAGGTTATCTTGCCTGAGGACATGTTTCTGAACATAGCTCATGCAGTAAGATATCAGATTAATGAAGCCTTTTCAACTTTTAGATATGTTGCTTCAGGAAAAGATTTGAAGCAATTCTTGATGGTAAAGTTCAGGTACTTACTAGTTTCCTTTATGCTGTTTGGGCTCAGAATCTTAGCATCTAAATTTGTTATGCAGGTGACAGCAGGCTTGTGGGTCGTTTCTGTAATTGGCAGCTGGTTTAGTTTCCTAACACTTCTCTATATTG CTTTTCTGATTATATATACTGCACCAGCTCTCTATGAGAAATATGAGGATCAAGTTGACACCGTTGCAGGGAAGGCAATGGTTGAAATTAATAAGCATTATGCTGTGCTTGATGAAAAAGTACTCCGGAAGATTCCCCGGGGCCCATTTGCCGATAAGAAGCAGTTTTGA
- the LOC103702173 gene encoding probable calcium-binding protein CML27, producing MEGGGGSHCRSRALHRPSPSFRLRSPSLNTVRLRRIFDLFDHNGDGEITVDELALALDRLGLGADRDEIASTVATYIPLGRAGLAFDDFEALHRSLGDTFFGAAAPGDEGAAAAEEKEEQDMREAFRVFDEDGDGFISAAELQVVLAKLGLPEARNIARVREMICSVDQDRDGRVDFGEFKHMMQGISVRGA from the coding sequence atggagggaggaggagggagccACTGCCGGAGCCGGGCCCTCCACCGGCCGTCGCCCTCCTTCCGTCTCCGGAGCCCCAGCCTCAACACCGTCCGCCTCCGCCGCATCTTCGACCTTTTCGACCACAACGGCGACGGTGAGATCACCGTCGACGAGCTCGCCCTCGCCCTCGACCGCCTCGGCCTCGGCGCCGACCGCGATGAGATCGCGTCCACCGTCGCCACGTACATCCCCCTCGGGCGCGCCGGCCTCGCTTTCGACGACTTCGAGGCCCTCCACCGATCCCTCGGCGACACCTTCTTCGGCGCTGCGGCCCCCGGCGACGAAGGGGCCGCGGCggcagaggagaaggaggagcagGACATGAGGGAGGCGTTCCGGGTGTTCGACGAGGACGGCGACGGCTTCATCTCGGCGGCTGAGCTCCAGGTGGTGCTGGCCAAGCTCGGCCTCCCGGAGGCGCGGAACATCGCGAGAGTCCGCGAGATGATTTGCTCCGTCGATCAGGACCGCGATGGACGGGTGGATTTCGGCGAGTTCAAGCACATGATGCAGGGCATATCCGTTAGGGGCGCCTGA
- the LOC103702235 gene encoding reticulon-like protein B1 isoform X2 encodes MSEEAGEHPSITERITEKVHEYRGSSSSSDSDNEKPSSHRTRKKRLFGRKEPVHTVLGGGTSADIILWRNKQMSGSILSGVTIIWLLFEWMGYHLLTFICHSLIFLLVVSFIWSNAASFVNRSPPKFPEVILPEDMFLNIAHAVRYQINEAFSTFRYVASGKDLKQFLMVTAGLWVVSVIGSWFSFLTLLYIAFLIIYTAPALYEKYEDQVDTVAGKAMVEINKHYAVLDEKVLRKIPRGPFADKKQF; translated from the exons ATGTCAGAAGAAGCTGGAGAGCACCCCTCCATCACGGAGAGAATCACCGAGAAGGTCCACGAATACAGAGGGTCCTCATCCTCTTCGGATTCTGATAATGAGAAACCCTCCTCTCACAGAACCAGGAAGAAAAGGTTGTTCGGAAGGAAGGAACCGGTGCACACCGTTCTTGGTGGGGGAACAT CTGCTGATATTATATTATGGAGAAACAAGCAGATGTCAGGCAGCATACTGTCTGGTGTGACCATTATTTGGCTTCTCTTTGAATGGATGGGCTATCACCTACTGACCTTTATTTGTCATTCTCTTATATTTTTACTTGTAGTATCCTTTATTTGGTCTAATGCAGCTTCTTTTGTCAACAG GTCCCCTCCAAAATTTCCCGAGGTTATCTTGCCTGAGGACATGTTTCTGAACATAGCTCATGCAGTAAGATATCAGATTAATGAAGCCTTTTCAACTTTTAGATATGTTGCTTCAGGAAAAGATTTGAAGCAATTCTTGATG GTGACAGCAGGCTTGTGGGTCGTTTCTGTAATTGGCAGCTGGTTTAGTTTCCTAACACTTCTCTATATTG CTTTTCTGATTATATATACTGCACCAGCTCTCTATGAGAAATATGAGGATCAAGTTGACACCGTTGCAGGGAAGGCAATGGTTGAAATTAATAAGCATTATGCTGTGCTTGATGAAAAAGTACTCCGGAAGATTCCCCGGGGCCCATTTGCCGATAAGAAGCAGTTTTGA